In one Myripristis murdjan chromosome 5, fMyrMur1.1, whole genome shotgun sequence genomic region, the following are encoded:
- the rbl1 gene encoding retinoblastoma-like protein 1 — MRGDDSPDSDSGRMDESSVRRSLETLCQELNMDEQTSTEAMENFSAIWNTYTLEGEVVHWLACALYAACRKGSTPTVGKGLMEGNCVSLTRILRTAKLSLIQFFSKMRKWTDMSNLPQDFRLRMERLERNFEVSTVIFHKFEPIFMDMFQNPQGAEPPRQPRSRKHRRLPCHISDVFKFCWTLFVYTKGNFRMIGDDLVNSYHLLLCCLDLVFGNALLCANRKDLINPTFRGLPAVYRADSQVSPDEPPPCVLERLCELHDGLVVEAKGIKQHYFRPYIQRLFQKQILKGNDELLTELLDPQNFIDNNKAINREYEEYVLTVGDFDERVFLGADADEEIGTPRKVIQEPSAGQIAQNHLQQHVEKSASLTPSTPLTGRVYLKEKDLLVTPVSSATQSVSRLQSMVAGLRNAPSEQLLQIFKSCSRDPTESILTRVKMLGQNFKEHYTNDSEDTPGSHIDFAENRLKLAEILYYKVLENVMVQETKRLQGKDMTVLLEQDIFHCSLMACCLEVVLFAYSSQRTFPWIISVFKLAPFYFFKVIEVFIRSEEGLSRDMVKHLNSIEEQVLESRAWTADSALWSALQAAGNKVPTVEEVNFSTSLDTGSGSGLGSGSTTGSLSHLPLATLSPIIHPRIRECRSGLGSARKDVPPSPLSVHDRYSSPTAGSAKRRLFDDTPAPLGVAPGGSPVSSPAKRLTFSSGGTLKIGSPLSQTTILTLNPLQGVKNDSGITVIQVQPAPCDSPGPITAQLLLTASPSRPISTTVTSDPQPGATRPRRTGSLALFFRKVYHLASVRLRDLCVKLDIAPELRGKIWTCFEHSLVHCTDLMRDRHLDQLLLCSIYIISKVTKETHTFQDIMKCYRSQPQASSHVYRSVLLRHTPREAAGDENMEVDPASGGESAEKNSQASGEASSDQSGEEERGDLIQFYNSVYVLKMKSFAQRYTPHDNRMDAPPLSPFPSVRAQPLSPRRISQRHSLYVSPHKSSSGCLTPNSYTYKINGSPSKELSDINRMIRQGCVSRKRAFTMEGDVMMSSACDSPSKRVCPESSSSPDVLLKRLQDVVSERQSH; from the exons ATGCGGGGAGACGACTCGCCAGATTCCGACTCGGGGAGGATGGACGAAAGTTCAGTCCGGAGGAGCCTGGAGACGCTGTGTCAGGAGTTAAACATGGACGAGCAGACTTCCACTGAGGCCATGGAAAACTTCTCAGCGATATGGAACACATACACTCTGGAG GGTGAGGTGGTCCACTGGCTGGCCTGTGCGCTGTATGCCGCCTGTAGGAAGGGATCCACTCCCACAGTGGGCAAAGGGCTGATGGAGGGAAACTGTGTGTCCCTCACCAGGATCCTTCGCACCGCCAAGCTCAG TCTCATCCAGTTCTTCTCCAAGATGAGAAAGTGGACCGACATGTCCAACCTCCCTCAGGACTTCAGGCTGCGCATGGAGCGGCTGGAGCGCAACTTCGAGGTTTCCACTGTGATATTTCACAAGTTTGAGCCCATCTTCATGGACATGTTCCAGAACCCGCAGGGAGCGGAGCCGCCGCGGCAACCACGCAGCAGGAAACATAG gcGGCTGCCCTGTCACATCAGCGACGTGTTCAAGTTCTGCTGGACTTTATTTGTCTACACCAAAG GTAACTTCCGCATGATAGGCGACGACCTGGTGAACTCGTATCACCTCCTGCTCTGCTGCCTGGACCTGGTGTTCGGCAACGCCCTGCTCTGCGCCAACAGGAAGGACCTCATCAACCCGACATTCAGAG gcctgcCTGCTGTCTACCGTGCAGACAGCCAGGTCTCCCCAGATGAGCCTCCTCCATGTGTTTTGGAGAGGCTGTGTGAGCTCCACGATGGACTGGTGGTGGAGGCTAAGGGCATCAAACAGCACTACTTCAGGCCCTACATACAGAGACTGTTCCAgaaacag ATTCTAAAAGGCAATGATGAGCTGCTGACGGAGCTGCTGGACCCTCAGAACTTTATTGATAACAA TAAAGCCATAAACAGGGAGTATGAGGAGTACGTGTTGACAGTCGGGGATTTTGACGAGCGGGTGTTCCTGGGAGCCGACGCTGATGAGGAGATCGGAACACCGAGGAAGGTTATTCAAGAACCTTCCGCAGGCCAGATCGCTCAGAACCACCTGCAGCAACACGTAgagaag TCTGCTTCTCTGACTCCCTCCACCCCTCTGACCGGGCGCGTTTACCTGAAGGAGAAGGACCTGCTCGTCACTCCCGTCTCCTCAGCAACGCAGAGCGTCAGTCGGCTGCAGAGCATGGTGGCCGGGCTGAGGAACGCCCCCAGcgagcagctgctgcagatcTTCAA GTCCTGCTCCAGAGATCCCACAGAGTCCATCCTGACCAGAGTCAAGATGCTGGGACAAAACTTCAAAGAACATTACACCAACGACTCTGAGGACACGCCTGGCTCTCATATAG ATTTTGCAGAGAACCGCCTGAAGTTGGCTGAGATCTTGTACTATAAGGTCCTGGAGAACGTCATGGTTCAGGAGACCAAACGGCTGCAGGGCAAGGACATGACC gtGTTGTTAGAGCAGGATATCTTCCACTGTTCCCTGATGGCGTGCTGTCTGGAGGTGGTGTTGTTCGCCTACAGCTCCCAGAGAACCTTCCCCTGGATCATCAGCGTCTTCAAACTGGCCCCATTCTACTTCTTCAAG gttaTTGAGGTGTTTATCCGCTCAGAGGAGGGCCTGTCCAGAGACATGGTGAAGCATCTGAACTCCATAGAGGAGCAGGTTTTGGAGAGCAGAGCCTGGACCGCAGACTCTGCACTGTGGAGCGCCCTGCAGGCTGCTGGGAACAAGGTCCCCACTGTAGAGGAG gtgaaTTTCTCCACCAGTCTAGACACAGGTTCTGGGTCTGGTCTTGGTTCTGGTTCCACCACTGGGAGTCTGTCCCATCTGCCCCTGGCCACCCTCTCCCCCATCATCCACCCCCGCATCAGGGAGTGCCGATCAGGCCTTGGCAGCGCACGCAAAG AcgtgcctccctctcctctgtcggTCCACGACAGGTACAGCTCCCCCACGGCCGGCAGCGCCAAACGGCGGCTCTTTGACGACACTCCGGCCCCGCTGGGAGTGGCACCTGGTGGCAGCCCGGTCTCCTCCCCGGCAAAGAGGCTAACGTTCAGCTCAGGAGGCACGCTGAAGATTGGAAGCCCGCTGAGCCAAACCACCATCCTTACACTGAACCCACTGCAAG GTGTGAAGAATGACAGTGGTATAACAGTGATCCAGGTGCAGCCTGCTCCGTGTGACTCACCTGGTCCCATCACAGCTCAGCTCCTGCTGACCGCCTCCCCCAGCCGCCCCATCTCTACCACTGTGACCTCCGACCCCCAGCCAGGAGCCACTCGACCACGACGCACAGGGTCGCTGGCTCTCTTCTTCAGGAAG GTCTACCACCTGGCCAGTGTCCGTTTGAGGGATTTGTGTGTGAAGTTGGACATCGCGCCAGAGCTCCGCGGGAAAATCTGGACTTGCTTTGAACATTCACTGGTCCACTGCACCGATCTGATGCGGGACAGGCACCTCgaccagctgctgctctgtagcaTTTACATTATATCCAAG GTCACCAAAGAGACTCACACCTTTCAGGACATCATGAAGTGTTACCGCAGCCAGCCACAGGCCAGCAGCCAt GTGTACCGCAGCGTCTTACTGCGTCACACCCCCAGAGAGGCGGCAGGTGATGAGAACATGGAGGTGGACCCTGCCTCAGGTGGCGAAT ctgcagaaaaaaacagtcaggcTTCAGGGGAGGCCAGCTCTGACCAATCAGGGGAGGAGGAGCGCGGTGACCTCATCCAGTTCTACAACTCCGTCTATGTGCTCAAGATGAAAAGCTTCGCTCAGAGATACACCCCACACGACAACAGg ATGGACGCTCcgcccctctctcccttcccgtCGGTTCGGGCTCAGCCTCTGTCTCCTCGTCGCATCTCCCAAAGACACTCCCTGTACGTCTCGCCTCATAAATCTTCCTCTGGCTGCCTCACGCCCAACTCCTACACATACAAGATCAACGGCAGCCCGTCTAAG GAGTTGTCAGACATCAACCGGATGATCCGGCAGGGCTGTGTGAGCAGGAAGAGAGCCTTCACCATGGAGGGCGACGTGATGATGTCATCGGCCTGCGACTCCCCCAGCAAGCGGGTGTgtccagagagcagcagcagtccaGACGTGCTGCTGAAGCGCCTGCAGGACGTggtgtcagagagacagagtcacTGA